A segment of the Anopheles cruzii chromosome 2, idAnoCruzAS_RS32_06, whole genome shotgun sequence genome:
TGTGTTTCaccgcaaaaaagaaacgtgtGTTCCGGTGTTTGGAAATCATTTTTATAAAGGCTAAGAAGACCCATAAGCTGTGTGATCTTAACTCACGAGACTCGAAAGATCGCTGTGATCGATCGACTGTGTCCGTGTGCGAACAGCAGTCGATAAGCACGCAACTGCTACCTCCTGGGCCATAAACATGTTAGCGATAAGCTAATGTGCCCcaaaagccggccggccgataaCCAAGTGCATTTTATGATCATCGATTAGGCATGTTCCGGGGACCTTACCACTTTGCTCATCGATTTGCCGGTCGCATTCGAAGCAGGTGCCGCGTACTGCTGCGGTGGTTGAATGTactgcggttgctgctgctgttgctgctgctgttgttgctgttgcgattgcctgtgttgctgctgctgttgatagagctgctgctgttgctgttggtacAGAGCGGCCTGAGAGTTTTCCGCGACCGAGCCATAGTAACCGTTCACCGGATCGATATCGTTCACGGAACCGATTCGTCGATTGTTGTTCGATGCCACTAAAACGAAGAACGGAACGTCAATTAAAGATTTCCTGTCAAATAAATCACCAAAAATGGCCCCCCCACGGTCCGGTCGACGGACAAAGCGATTTTTAGTTCTTAAATGAGCCATTCACACCAATATTGACATGCAGCAATTTCGGTTTCGCGTTTCGCTCGTTATGCAACCCGGTTGTGTGTTGAATTTTGAAGTACGCTCACGAAATGGGCGCCCGACCATCCATTTTGATTGGCCAATTCCACGCCAATTATCATCCATCATCCGTGCCTGTGCAAGCGCGCTGGGAACTGCGAATGCGACGACCACGGCTTCTTCCTATCGATGCAAATCTTACCCACGGTACCCGGGCGACACTTCCGCGATCGCGGATACGGATCGCGAAACAATGTCACCACCCCACGGGGCACGGGGTAAAAAGTCGCACAGCAATCCTGCGCACAGGGCGGCGCGCTTCTCTTTCGGTGCCCGCTTTCTTGCCTTGCCGTGGCCGGATGATAATTTCCCACACGAGACACACgccgcggtgacggtggcgagAGTGACGAAAAACGAACCGCATTCCAACACACCGAGTACAACAAatggccgacggccgaccgacggaacgATAAGATACGGATCGGTCCGCTTGCTTTCGGCAAAACGGGACCACCCTTTCTCGCCGATCGGCTTTAGAGgcattgcaaaacaaacacaaattaCAAGACACCAAAGCGGGACGCGTGTTTGGGAGGTTGTGCCGGACACGGATTCCATTGCGCCCCGCATtcgtgtggtgcggtgcgtggtGCATGTGGTGAACATACAAAAAGCGCGTGTAGAGCCGCTAAACAATCCAATAACAACTCGAAACTGTTTGAAAATCAAGCAACAACATGCCAAGAAGAGAGTGCACACCAAACGAAGGTGCGAAGTGTAGCGGGAATCGGAAAAACGTATCTAATTCGATAACCTGGAGAGTGACCAGTGGCAGGGTACTGTTCTTCAAAagcacaaacaacacacaaatcaaacgaaagcGCCCCTAAAACACCCAAAACAGGCGCAAAACACATTAAACACAAGCAATATGCACAACGTGAGGGGAGAGTCAAGCATCTCGCGGTTTCGGAACGGGACGTTCTCGGTTCAACTTACTGCTACCGGAGCTGTAGATCAGCGTGGCACTCTGGCGGTTCGGCTGCGGCATATTCCGTGGCCCATCGGTCAGCGGGTCGTAGTCGGCGATCTTCCCAATGTTGGCAgcctggccaccggcagccgccgccgccgcagcggcGGAACCCGTGGCCGCACCGTTGCCgatgttgccgttgttgtaTTGGTACAAGTGTTGcgcctgcagctgctgctgagcgtggagcgcggcggccgccgtcgttgcgGTAGCACCACTGTaccgctgttgctgctgctggccaccgtaCGGGTCCATCAGCCCACCGGCAGCCGATCCTGCAGCAGCGTGGTGgggatgatgctgctgattgttgcttgcttgctgatgttgctgcgcgtgttgatgatgatatgccgccgccgtcgagccATTGCTACGATCGTTcattccgccaccaccgccacctccgccacccacgtgctgctggtgatggtggtgcaggtgctgttgctgctgctgctgactgtgATGGTAGTGGTGAttgttgttgccattgttgttCACCTGATTGGCGGCCGGGTTCGGGCGGGCATAGTTCTCGTACGGATCGTAATACTTctgctgggcggcggcggcggcggccgcaccgCCCGACGGGGTTTGGGAGTTCTGTAGCACCGAGTGGCGCACCAGCTCCGCGCTGCCATTGTTGCTGGCGTGATGGTAGGTCGCAGCACCGGCGGCTGCAGCCGCCGGAtaaccctgctgctgctgctgctgttgatgataGGCACCGGCGGAcgccttgttgttgttgacggcACTGTGCTGCTggtactgctgttgctgttgctgttgctgctggtggtgctgaagTGATGCTTGGTAGTTGTTGGCCTGGTTGTGTTTGGTAATGTTTGCCGTGGAAATGATCTGGGCCTGCTGGGAGGTGGCATTGGTTGGACCGATCGCCAGGCCGCCATTGTTgttgccctgctgctgctgatgctgcggaGTTCCGACCGAGGCCGGTGCCacaaccggtggcggcggcggtggctgatAGTGGGGTAACGATTCGGCGGCCAGCTGCTCGGAAAAGTACTCCGACTCCAGATCGTTGTTATCTGTGTGTTTGTAACAGGGTGGCACCGCAAGCAAGCACAgagttcccggcgtgcgtcaaagcggcgtgtggcgtgtcgAGTGGTGGTGAGTCGTGCAGTCGGCCGCAGATTTGTCGACGGTATCCATTCggatgatgtgtgtgtgtgtccaaaAATCCACCCCGAATGAGACGTTTGATGAAGCAATGAGCACACAAGCGATACAGCATCGAGCACAAGATACGGAACACACGGAATGGATAAGGTACAGGTTTGCGAGGTAGGTATGTGGTGGTGTGCACAGCGCGGCAGATGATGAACATAAAAGCAAAAGAGAGGcacaattaaataaaataaatacaagaAAATAGAGGTGAATTAGAGAATGTGTCactgagagagagatagaacaATATACACGATAACAGATACAAGCTCGACTTGACAGCACACACTTTTTGGTAGCTTACACCGATCATAAACCGATTCTAGATGAGGCTCGCCTAATGAGCATCCCGAGAACAATCGAATAACACACCATTAGCTCCGTTCCCAGGCGTTCCCCAAAATTCTCGCTCCACGACACGTGGAGCAAACGTGGCGCAGTGCGCAGGCCGGGTTCAAGGAGCTCCTCCGAAGGGTCacataattttccattcatttcCTCTTCCGGGCGCTGTGGTGTGAAATTCGGAAAGCTTTCCCAAGGGCGTGAGAAAAGAATGGCCACTTTGCGATGGTACCGGAATGGTACTCCGGCGGTTCCTTTCGGTTGTCAATAATTtatggaataaatttaaaacaattaccccaaaaaaaaacccgtcgGAACGCCGTGGCCAGGTACCCTCATCCTTCTTCAACAACCCAGCGGTATTTGGACCCCATTAGCCCGAAGATGACCCGGGCCGAAACTGATCGAGGTTAGAGCGAGTGTGGTTGAAAACTGACCGAAACCTAGGCTAgtccgacggccgacggcctAGACAACCTTGGGCAAAACaatcgccgaccgaccgaccgaccgaccaataAACCGTCGTACTGACCGTGACAGGTTCCGAAAAGACCCACAAGAAGACGGCGGGCGGCAGAACACCGCAACCTGGATGCAATTAAATCGTTCGCAAAATTTACAGCTCCTTCCTAATGTGGCCAAGTGCGTCCATTATGTGCGGGGAACCGAGCC
Coding sequences within it:
- the LOC128267368 gene encoding LIM and SH3 domain protein Lasp isoform X1, coding for MNKSCARCQKVVYPIEELKCLDKTWHKTCFKCHECGMTLNMKTYKGFNKLPYCEAHIPKAKATTIAETPEFKRIAENTKIQSNVKYHADFEKSKGKLTQVADDPETLRIKQNTKNISNVAYHGDLQKKAAMERQRECTEIIDSKDNNDLESEYFSEQLAAESLPHYQPPPPPPVVAPASVGTPQHQQQQGNNNGGLAIGPTNATSQQAQIISTANITKHNQANNYQASLQHHQQQQQQQQQYQQHSAVNNNKASAGAYHQQQQQQQGYPAAAAAGAATYHHASNNGSAELVRHSVLQNSQTPSGGAAAAAAAQQKYYDPYENYARPNPAANQVNNNGNNNHHYHHSQQQQQQHLHHHHQQHVGGGGGGGGGMNDRSNGSTAAAYHHQHAQQHQQASNNQQHHPHHAAAGSAAGGLMDPYGGQQQQQRYSGATATTAAAALHAQQQLQAQHLYQYNNGNIGNGAATGSAAAAAAAAGGQAANIGKIADYDPLTDGPRNMPQPNRQSATLIYSSGSMASNNNRRIGSVNDIDPVNGYYGSVAENSQAALYQQQQQQLYQQQQQHRQSQQQQQQQQQQQQPQYIQPPQQYAAPASNATGKSMSKVRVYRALYDYEAQDSDEVGFSEGDLIIEVNSIDAGWMTGRVERTGMTGMLPANYVELMKI